CGACCTTACAAAGAAGGTTGACCCTCTAAAAGCCTACGAATACCTTGCTTCTGGGGTTCCTGTTGTCTCTACCCCTATTGGAAATATAGAAAACCCATACATTTATGTGGGAAGCACAAAAGAAGATTTCATGGAAAAACTAAAAATTGCAATAGAGGAGGATTCTTTAGAAAAAAGAATCAAAAGAACCGAATTTGCAAAACAATTTTCTTGGGAAAATAGATTTAACCAGTTGAGCGAAATTTTAGGAAAACTTCTAAATAATCATGGATAAAAAAAGAATACTTAGAAAGCAGACAATTAAAGAAGCAGCAATTATATCCTCTGTTATTGCCTTCTTAAGCAAAATCGTTGGTTATGTAAGGGATATGCTTACTGCAAAATACTTTGGCACATCCCCTCAGATGGACGCTTTTGAAGTTGCATTAATCATCCCTAATATGCTCCTTGGGCTGTTTGCAACTGGTGCACAGACAATTATCATAAGGCTTTACGGAGAAAAAAAGGAAGAAAAAAAAGAAAAAATCCTTGTAAACCAGATATTCTTCATTTATAGTATTGTTTTAATGTTATTAACGCTTCTTTTGATTCTCTTTAGTCCATTTTTTGTAAAGATAGTTGCTTCAGGTTTTACTTCCTTAAGGTTATCTTACGCATCTAACTTTGTGAAAGTCCTTGCGATTTTTGGGTATTTGAATGTCATGGCAGGTTTCCTTACGGGTGTTTTTCAAGCAGAAAAGCAATTTTTGTATCCTGCATTAACAGGCCTCATTGCAAATATTGTTATACCTATTACCATTGTTTTACTTACACCTTCAATTGGCATATACAGTAGAGTTTTAGGGCAGGACTTCTTTGGTTTTGTTTACTTTCTCATGCTTTTTTCTTTTCTGTTCTTTAGGTGGAAGTTCTTTAGAATATACAATTTAAACAACATTGAGTGGCCCTTAATAAAAGAGTTTACAAATCTTATGCTACCTGCAGTAGTTGTTTCAGGGTTAAGCGTTCTTTACCAGATCATCGATAAAACTGTTGCATCTTATCTTCCATATGGAGCGATTGCTTCGCTTTCTTATGCACAAACTGTGTTTCTTATTCCTTACTCTCTTATTACTCTTTCAATTAATGCTGCTGTATACCCAACACTTTCACAACATGCAATATCAAACAATAGTAAAAGTTACATGCACCTATTTAAAAAAGCATTTTTTGTCTTGGTTTTTGTAAATATACCCTTTACAGTTTTCTTTGTTGTGTGGGCACCTGCGATTGTAAGGGTAATTTTTCAAAGAGGGGCTTTTAATGAACAATCTGCACTTTTAACTCAAGCAAATGTTTCCATGTATTCGTTGGGTCTTTTGGGGATTTCACTTGCAGATTTATTTAGAAGGGCTTTTTTCTCTTTTAAGGATACAAAAACACCCATGCGTATTAGTTTGGTTAGTGTTTTTTTGAATTTGGTCCTTGATATAGTCTTTGCAAAGTTCATGGGAGCTCCCGGTATTGCTCTTGCAACAACACTGGTAACTTATGTGAGTTTAGTTCAGTACATACTCTACGGGAAAGGTAAAAACTATTTCGAAAGGCATTTTATTAATTACCTTGCTAAAGAGACAGGTAAAGGCCTATTATCTGGTTTAGTTATTGGTATCTTAGCGTATTTTATGAACTTTTTTATACCCTTAAAAGAGCATGCCTTAAAAGTATTTTTTATTAGTATTGGTTTTGGTGCAATTCTTTTTATAATCTATGTAGTAATTGGCTTACTTTTAAAAGGCGAGATGTTTAAAATTGCTTTTAATTATACTCTCAACTTTTTATCGAATGTAAAAGACTCTTTAGGAGGAAAAAATGAAAATTGCAATTGGAAGTGACCATGCGGGTTTTAGATTAAAAGAAATAGTTAAAAATTTTTTACTTACAGAAGGTTTTGAAGTAGAAGATGTTGGCACATTTACAGAAGAAAGTGTAGATTACCCAGATTACGCATTTAAAGTGGCAAGTTTAGTGAGTAGTGGGGAATATCCATTTGGTATTCTTATCTGTGGCACAGGTATCGGGATGAGTATCTCTGCAAACAAGGTAAAAGGCATTAGAGCTGCACTCTGTAATGACTTATTTACCGCCCGTTTTTCAAGAGAACATAACGATGCAAACATCCTCTGTATGGGTGGAAGGGTTGTAGGTGAAGAAGTTGCAAAAGAAATTGTAAAAACTTTTTTAAGTTCAACATTCCAAGGTGGAAGGCACAAAAGAAGGGTTGATAAAATTTCCGATTATGAAAGTTCGACACATTGCAATTGATGGAGTTGCTTCTTCTGGCAAGACAACTATTGGGAAAATCCTTGCAAAAAAATTAAATTACGAATTTATTGACTCTGGTTTGTTCTATAGATTTGCAACCTACAGGGTTATTGAATTAAATAAGGCCCCTTTACTTAGTATATCAAAACTCAGTAAAGATAAGTATAAAGAAGCTCTTAATGGAATTAGTATAGATTTTAAAGATGGCAAACTCCTTGTAGATGGATCTTATTTTCCGCTTGATTTACTAAGACAACAATCAGTTGATGCACTTGTGTCCCCTGTTTCAGAAGATGGTTTTGTTAGAGAAAGTATAACAAACATACTTAGAAACATAGCGTCCAACAAAAATGTGGTTATGGTGGGGCGTGATATAGGAAGTGTAGTTTTAAAGGATGCTTTTTTAAAAATATTTCTTACGGCAACATTAGAGGAAAGAGCCTCAAGAAGGTTTAAAGAACTTTTAGCAAACGGTGTTGAGACTACTTTTTCAAAAGTTTATGAGAATTTAAAATTGAGGGATATGATTGATTCAGGTAGGTCTATTGCGCCGCTAATAGTTCCAAAAGATGCGTATGTAATAGATACAACGAATAAAACCGTAGAAGAAGTAATAGAACTAATTCTGACATTTATAAAGAGTAAAGAGTATGCTTTACAACATTCTAAAAATAATATCTAAGATTTATTTTAAAATCTTCTATAACTTAAAGGTTTTTGGGTATGAGAATCTAAATATTTCTACAAACTTTATTATTTCTCCTAATCATACACATTGGCTTGATATACCTCTTATAGGGGCTATACTTCCAAAGAAGATGTATTCCTTTGCAAAAAAAGAGCTTTTTGACAATAAACTCACCTCTTTAATTTTAGAATCACTTGGAGGGCTTCCTGTAGATAGGGGTGCCGTGAGTAAAACTTCTATAGAAAATGCAATTGAAGCACTAAAAAAGGGACCTCTTCTTCTATTTCCAGAAGGCACTCGTTCAAGAACAGGAGAACTTCTAAAAGGGAAGAGAGGAGCAATATACATTGCAACAGTTGCAAAGGTGCCAATTGTTCCTGTAGGTATTGTGGGCCTTGGAAGAAAATTCATCCATGTAAAAAGGACAAGACTTGCAGTTTATATAGGCAAACCATTTTACCCATACGAAGTATTTGATCCAAACGAAAAAGATTACTATGAAAAAGCAACAAACTATCTTATGGAGCAAATTAAAGAATGCATAGAAGAGTTAGAGCACCTACCATAATTTTAGGCACAACTGGTTTTTGCTCGGGAGTTGAGAGCGCCGTTTCAAAGGTAGAAAACCTTACAAAAGCCTACAGAAATGTTTATACACTTGATGCTATACTTCATAACGAGACTGAGATGGAGAGGTTGAGGTCTCTTGGAGTAAAAGAAGTAAGAGAAAACGATTCAAATGAAATCATTGTCCTTCCTGCGCATGGGGCAACAGAAAGCGAAATAAACGCTTTAGAGAAAAGATTTAAGAAGATTGTTGATGTAACTTGCCCTTTTGTTTTAAGAACTGAAAACCTTATTAGGATGTTAAAAGAAAGCGGATACAAAATTGTCATAGTAGGAGAAAAGCACCACCGTGAGACAAGGGTTTTGAGTAGTATAGCAGAAGATAAATTGCTTTTGGTTGCATCAAGCATGGAAGAATTAGAAACTTTTGAAAACGAAGTTTTTCCTAAAGTTGCTCTTCTCTCTCAATCCACAATTTCAAAAGACCTTGTTATGAAAGTTTCTGAATTTTTTTTAAGACACTCTTTTGAATTCAGATTTTTTGATACGATTTGTCCAGAAACGGTAAAGAGGCAAAACGAGGCATACGATATTGCAAAAAGGGTTGATTGTGTTATTGTTGTAGGTGGGAAAAATTCCTCAAATACACGCAGGCTTGTTGAAATTGCTTCAAGCGTTAACAAAAACACTTATTTTTTAGAAGATGCTTTAGAATTAAATTTTAATGAATTAGCAAAGTGCAGTTCTATTGGCATTCTTTCTGGGACCTCAACCCCTCCTTACATTATTAAAGAAATAATAGATAAATTAAATAACTTGTCGTTGCCATAATTGTCCCTCTATTATTTCACATTTTGTCATTTTTAACACATTCGCTTTGCTCAGTGTAAACTCCGTAAAGAATCTCATCCTTTTATGTTTTTTCATTACTTAGGGGAGTCTTGAGGGGGTTGCGTTTACCCCCTCAAAATTAAGATCCTTCGTTTCACTCAGGATGACCTGGTAGGCGTCATTCTGACGAGGCATTTTTTGCCGAGGAAGAATCTCCTCTGTTTGCCCCTTTTTGTCCTTCTGCCCTCTCTTGGTCATTCTGAGGGCGTAAGCCCGAAGAATCTCCTCTGTTTGTGTTTTTATTACTCAAAGGAGCCTTGGGGGTGTCTCCCTCAAATTTAAGATCCTTCGTCGCTATCGCTCCTCAGGATGACAAAGAAGAAGCGCTCAGGATGACTACAATAGGTGTCATCATATATAACATCCTGAGGCAAAGCCCTGCAGGGTCATTCTGACGAGGCGTCTTTTTGCCGAGGAAGAATCTCCTCTGTTTGCCCCTTTTTGTCCTTCTGTCCTCTCTTGGTCATTCTGAGGGCGTAAGCCCGAAGAATCTCCTCTGTTTGTGTTTTTATTACTCAAAGGAGCCTTTGGGGTATCTCCCTCTTAATAAATTAAACTTCTCAATTTATTACCTTGACAGGATTTTTAATTTTGATATAAACAAAAATAATGTGTAATTTTGTCTTGCCCAATTTAGAGGACGCTACGTAAGGAGGCTTTACAAAAGTCTCTTAAAGGAAAGGAGGAATGTATGGATTTAAAGAAGGCGTTTGTTGGAGTTTTGTTGGTCATTAGTCTAACTTTTTCTCTTCTTCCGAAAGTTACTCCTATTTCAGCACAAGAATCTAAAATTTCAATCTCATTTACCAAAGAACAACTTTCTTCTTCCAATTATCTTAATGTTATTGTTGAACTTCAAGATGAGCCTGTTATTCCTTATCAATTGAAAAAAGAAGGTGAAGCTTCACTACTCTCAATAAAGATTAGTGAGGGTTCAGGGAGTTATGAAAAAATACTTACCGAGAAACAACTCTCTCTTTATGCTGAGATCAAAAAAATTGCTCCAGATGCTAAAATTGGATATCGTTACCAATTTACTTACAACGGCTTTGCGCTAAAGGTTAGAGGCAGTGATATTGAAAAAATTTCTAAATTAAAAGGTGTAAAAAAGATTTTTCCTTCCAAAACCTACCAGATTTCTGATGATGTGAGTAATTCTGTAATTGGTGCAAATAGCATGTGGCAGATGAAAGATGCAAAAGGGAATCTAGTAGATGGCTCAGGTATGGTTATTGCTATTATCGATACTGGCGTTGATTATAAACATCCAGATCTTGGTGGAGGGTTTGGCCCGAATTACAAGGTAATTGGTGGATACGATTTTGGGGATAAAGATACAGATCCAATGGATATTGAAGGCCATGGGACTCATGTTGCAGGTATTGCTGCAGCAGATGGTAAGGTGAAAGGTGTTGCCCCAAAAGCAAAGATACTTGCTTACAAAATTGTTTCAGGTGAAAGTGGTAATGCCTCAACAGAGAATATCATTGCAGCTATTGAAAGGGCGGTAAAGGATGGCGCTAGTGCTGCAAATTTATCTTTTGGTTCAGGAAGTCTTGGCACATCAGACCCTGAAGACCCTGAAAACAAAGCGTTTGACAATGCAGCAGATGCAGGAGTTCTTTCTTCAGTCTCTGCAGGAAACAGCGGAGCAAGGTGCCAAACAAAGCCATACCCTCTTGGAAGCCCATCTGCTGCAAGAAAAGTAATCTCTGTTGCTGCTTCAGATGATGGGGTACATCCAGCAATAACTATTGCTAATCCAGAAGTTCCTGAATCACAAAAAACTATTTTGGGCAATTATGCTGACCTTTCTCCAAAGTTTCCAAAAGATACCGATTTTGAAGTTGTAGCCTGTGGTTATGGAAGACCATCGGACTTTGAAGGAATAGATGTAAAAGGAAAAATTGCACTTGTAAGCCGTGGACCAATTGGTCCAAATGCATTATACTTTAGAGACAAAGATCTCAATGCAAAAGAAGCAGGAGCTGTTGGTATCATTATCTACAATAATATGCCTGGAATTGTAAGTCCGACTTTTAAAGTATCTGAAGGTGATGAGAAAAAAGATTATATTCCTGCAATCTTCATAACTCAAAGTGAAGGATTATTACTCAAAGATCTCATTAACAAAGGACTAAAAATAAGGTTTAGTGAAGTTTCTAATCTTGGAGTTGTTGCAAATTTTACCTCAATGGGACCAGCTTCTGATTTTTATTTCAAGCCTGAACTTTCAGCACCTGGTGTTGCTATTTATTCTACAATTCCTAATGGTGAATATGCAAGTTGGCAAGGCACTTCAATGGCTGCCCCTCATGTAGCAGGAGCTATTGCCTTGTTTAAACAGATACATCCTGATTGGAAATCAGAAGATATAAAGGCAGCCTTTATGAATACTGCAACGATCCTTAAGAATTACCAAAATGGAGAAACGTTTACCTGGACTTTGCAAGGTGCAGGAAGAATTAATATACCTGAAGCAGTAACTACACCTGCAATTGTTCAACCCTATGATTTACTTACCAAAGTTAGCAACTTAAAGCCTTTTACCTTTACTATTAAAAACGTCTCCGATAAGAGTTTAACTTTTAATATTTCCTCAGAAATTACCTTAGGTGGAAGCGATGGTATTGAGGTAAAATTTAATAATAATAAACTTACAGTGGATAAAGGGCAGAGTAAGACGTTTACTGTAAATTTTGTTGTAGACGGAGGCAAACTTTCCCAAGGTCCTCACGAAGGAATTATTTGGATTGACTCAGGTGATAAAAAGCTACACGTGCCTTTTATTGTTTGGAATGGAGATGTTGAAGTGCCTGAAAAATTATACGATGTAAAGGCTTCTTCCAATGTGATTATGCCAGGCAATGCTCAAAATAACTCAATTGATTTTGAGTTTACATTAGGTTCGGGTTCATTAATTCCTCCTGCAGAACCTAATGAAAGACCAGAAAGCTCAAATATAATTGATGAAATTCAAATAAGAATTACTGATTTGAAAGATAACACTCTTGGAGTAGTTTATGCAAAATCCCTTCTATTTTTGGGTCACTATAAATTTAGTTGGGATGGAAGAGATATATATGGTAACTATTTCCTTGCAGAAGGGAAATATAAATGGGTAGTTGCTGCTGTTGAGTCTAATAACGACCAGCAAAATCCTGTGATTCAGGATGCGGCAAAGGTTGAGGGAGAGTTTGAGGTGAAGAATGCTCCTAAGACAAAAGTTTCAATTGTTGTTGCAAAAGATACCGTAACTCAGGAGGAAGTTTCAACAGTCTCTGTAAAACTTGATACCCCTGAAAAAGTTGTAGGTTTTAAAGGCATAGTATTCTTTAATGCAAATTTGTTGAAAGTTGAAAGTGTTTCATTAGGGGATATTGTGAAGCAGGAAAATTTGGATAAATTTTCTTATAAAATCGATAATTTAACCGGGGAAATATTTGTTGACATAGTAGCAAAGGAAGGATACAAGATAACTGGGAATGGTAATTTACTCAACTTCTCTATTAAAGGAAGAGTTTCAGGAACATCAACACTTGGCTTCAAGGAAAGCATGCTTGTTGGTGAGGATAAGAAAGATATTGCGAGCGTCTTCTTCCCATCGTATATTACTGTCAACAAGGCAGAGAACCCTTGGGATCTAAATAGAGATAAAAAAGTAGATTCAGAAGACCTAAAGGTTTTTAGTGCCGCATTCGGAACTGAACCAAAAGACCCTAATTATATTCCTCTTGCCGACTTTAACATGGATGGAATTATTGATGGAAAGGACCTTATTGTCATAGCCTCCCACTTCGGTGAGAGTTATCCTTAAAGAGAGTTGATGGCTATGATTATGATGGGTTTTTTAAAAGGAGGAAATATGAGGAAATTTATAAGTATTCTTTTAACATTTACTGTTATTGTTTCTATGATTTCTTCTTTATCGGTGGTTCCTTTAGCAAAGGGGGAGGAGCCACATCTTTATCAAATAGGTCTAATTGGTGTAATGCCAGATGATTATATTGGGTCATTTGCATTGCATACCGCAAACACTTACGAAAGTGATTTTAAGAGCGACTTATCTT
This genomic stretch from Caldisericaceae bacterium harbors:
- the murJ gene encoding murein biosynthesis integral membrane protein MurJ, which translates into the protein MDKKRILRKQTIKEAAIISSVIAFLSKIVGYVRDMLTAKYFGTSPQMDAFEVALIIPNMLLGLFATGAQTIIIRLYGEKKEEKKEKILVNQIFFIYSIVLMLLTLLLILFSPFFVKIVASGFTSLRLSYASNFVKVLAIFGYLNVMAGFLTGVFQAEKQFLYPALTGLIANIVIPITIVLLTPSIGIYSRVLGQDFFGFVYFLMLFSFLFFRWKFFRIYNLNNIEWPLIKEFTNLMLPAVVVSGLSVLYQIIDKTVASYLPYGAIASLSYAQTVFLIPYSLITLSINAAVYPTLSQHAISNNSKSYMHLFKKAFFVLVFVNIPFTVFFVVWAPAIVRVIFQRGAFNEQSALLTQANVSMYSLGLLGISLADLFRRAFFSFKDTKTPMRISLVSVFLNLVLDIVFAKFMGAPGIALATTLVTYVSLVQYILYGKGKNYFERHFINYLAKETGKGLLSGLVIGILAYFMNFFIPLKEHALKVFFISIGFGAILFIIYVVIGLLLKGEMFKIAFNYTLNFLSNVKDSLGGKNENCNWK
- the rpiB gene encoding ribose 5-phosphate isomerase B translates to MKIAIGSDHAGFRLKEIVKNFLLTEGFEVEDVGTFTEESVDYPDYAFKVASLVSSGEYPFGILICGTGIGMSISANKVKGIRAALCNDLFTARFSREHNDANILCMGGRVVGEEVAKEIVKTFLSSTFQGGRHKRRVDKISDYESSTHCN
- the cmk gene encoding (d)CMP kinase; amino-acid sequence: MKVRHIAIDGVASSGKTTIGKILAKKLNYEFIDSGLFYRFATYRVIELNKAPLLSISKLSKDKYKEALNGISIDFKDGKLLVDGSYFPLDLLRQQSVDALVSPVSEDGFVRESITNILRNIASNKNVVMVGRDIGSVVLKDAFLKIFLTATLEERASRRFKELLANGVETTFSKVYENLKLRDMIDSGRSIAPLIVPKDAYVIDTTNKTVEEVIELILTFIKSKEYALQHSKNNI
- a CDS encoding 1-acyl-sn-glycerol-3-phosphate acyltransferase produces the protein MLYNILKIISKIYFKIFYNLKVFGYENLNISTNFIISPNHTHWLDIPLIGAILPKKMYSFAKKELFDNKLTSLILESLGGLPVDRGAVSKTSIENAIEALKKGPLLLFPEGTRSRTGELLKGKRGAIYIATVAKVPIVPVGIVGLGRKFIHVKRTRLAVYIGKPFYPYEVFDPNEKDYYEKATNYLMEQIKECIEELEHLP
- the ispH gene encoding 4-hydroxy-3-methylbut-2-enyl diphosphate reductase, with amino-acid sequence MHRRVRAPTIILGTTGFCSGVESAVSKVENLTKAYRNVYTLDAILHNETEMERLRSLGVKEVRENDSNEIIVLPAHGATESEINALEKRFKKIVDVTCPFVLRTENLIRMLKESGYKIVIVGEKHHRETRVLSSIAEDKLLLVASSMEELETFENEVFPKVALLSQSTISKDLVMKVSEFFLRHSFEFRFFDTICPETVKRQNEAYDIAKRVDCVIVVGGKNSSNTRRLVEIASSVNKNTYFLEDALELNFNELAKCSSIGILSGTSTPPYIIKEIIDKLNNLSLP
- a CDS encoding S8 family serine peptidase, translated to MDLKKAFVGVLLVISLTFSLLPKVTPISAQESKISISFTKEQLSSSNYLNVIVELQDEPVIPYQLKKEGEASLLSIKISEGSGSYEKILTEKQLSLYAEIKKIAPDAKIGYRYQFTYNGFALKVRGSDIEKISKLKGVKKIFPSKTYQISDDVSNSVIGANSMWQMKDAKGNLVDGSGMVIAIIDTGVDYKHPDLGGGFGPNYKVIGGYDFGDKDTDPMDIEGHGTHVAGIAAADGKVKGVAPKAKILAYKIVSGESGNASTENIIAAIERAVKDGASAANLSFGSGSLGTSDPEDPENKAFDNAADAGVLSSVSAGNSGARCQTKPYPLGSPSAARKVISVAASDDGVHPAITIANPEVPESQKTILGNYADLSPKFPKDTDFEVVACGYGRPSDFEGIDVKGKIALVSRGPIGPNALYFRDKDLNAKEAGAVGIIIYNNMPGIVSPTFKVSEGDEKKDYIPAIFITQSEGLLLKDLINKGLKIRFSEVSNLGVVANFTSMGPASDFYFKPELSAPGVAIYSTIPNGEYASWQGTSMAAPHVAGAIALFKQIHPDWKSEDIKAAFMNTATILKNYQNGETFTWTLQGAGRINIPEAVTTPAIVQPYDLLTKVSNLKPFTFTIKNVSDKSLTFNISSEITLGGSDGIEVKFNNNKLTVDKGQSKTFTVNFVVDGGKLSQGPHEGIIWIDSGDKKLHVPFIVWNGDVEVPEKLYDVKASSNVIMPGNAQNNSIDFEFTLGSGSLIPPAEPNERPESSNIIDEIQIRITDLKDNTLGVVYAKSLLFLGHYKFSWDGRDIYGNYFLAEGKYKWVVAAVESNNDQQNPVIQDAAKVEGEFEVKNAPKTKVSIVVAKDTVTQEEVSTVSVKLDTPEKVVGFKGIVFFNANLLKVESVSLGDIVKQENLDKFSYKIDNLTGEIFVDIVAKEGYKITGNGNLLNFSIKGRVSGTSTLGFKESMLVGEDKKDIASVFFPSYITVNKAENPWDLNRDKKVDSEDLKVFSAAFGTEPKDPNYIPLADFNMDGIIDGKDLIVIASHFGESYP